The Epinephelus lanceolatus isolate andai-2023 chromosome 14, ASM4190304v1, whole genome shotgun sequence genome has a window encoding:
- the akap11 gene encoding A-kinase anchor protein 11 isoform X2 encodes MTAQKYLNSRASRTQVSGQSATQLPVAMDACARIRGVPIRSRASVRKETVRDSGAQCVKSLFRNKKELCSVGLELPSRDTTRLTEIHFVCLPGQCEGEDVTQQALLSMPGGLCELLRSLHVQGLKNDEVLLLKDTRRLAEHKDGGPQCWLKAVCVLRHNPSTCVYPQANVASLVGLLGCYMAGVRYALELQALQRGTAEPSQPEEDDTNQSVSSIEDDFVTALEHLEEDDTGDNPSAASYRHFKKRDVASQTIPAHKRKKELSGSRIIMSSSSKKNSAKHKSGPDVSVTVQRSSGVESQWTYCSPGARLPSPLIHVSESEESDCSSPSPIIFLDEVGYQKSLLAKLDIPQVPGGPRERVEDSDSEVSEFFDSFDQFDDLEELSSENSTLTLPLDAISAPSMQNPSSGSASKYVSRGCSTKGMNPHRFDHPTLPADVKKPTPLKPGSPYSLHSEVPDSPRPVQTPSEENGGPLFSPVSSSAFSPLVDSGGPLEYFWKTDEDGPDSSELRKPQDLCSLYKTYSDFASSLSKEILGSVCGYQSAVDISDNKNLSCVCHKEFKNPSGYVMKLSEIQETVTVAKLQKKSQSLKDGIQRFATDLVEMSLGSALRDLQKGVSSCTTTLCHLAARLTSSVFQMAFHEIGMRHAYVLKERAINGLAGFLVGEAVSGALKEFLTVKKQIFHSTVTRFAADLAEELVFEGIMEVCQFSHPSTPLTPSDWSFGHGQEEEEEEVVVSSYASDLSESVIQEAFIELSQADVAFTSQAAISVSLDNICYVSAENSSAQTCSTFANQQVLSASSAAATPGPSGEDASCTVKKALFTVSGMASCIPVPQAGQALSHIHDSEETSQYKSSLSETPQASPKRVTVSSSDTATSTQSHLYSHGTQTPIPGEDPSQGKSPFQNFSGNMVDMIVTEACELITASKMKKSFGDCADFFTKTIGSRRDSSSRQETVHYESPDSPSTQGAGFRYDCRDSGYARKGGPGEQATDFSIPHISFQTGSQSQGRASCELDPRTSGGAETHPVIMDTLGVPGAEMGGQRRISVPGDDLSPSSGQKSGGTPGTPPSTPQQPSEVSKEKQIKQFSKKLKSKLAKEFSPATPPPTPHYQPEPEPKDITPEADKAEFMLKLMRSLSEEADGNEDEEEEELAEEGGVGGTNRCSETGVGRHELNQMSARRMSNKEALHYAERLACHIVSMATEMDTLGVAEEEGELSKGSERRRDSVAQFSEQTLNTLWVYAGEVAGEVINDVKKMVSSAQQCPHHRAVRRRSFDRSSSECLHHHRQHQPQPCTDQNRDWRVGRLAEQWSNDLIASVFRSPTSTSSTVSTSSSGLSSEYPSCESVTDEYAGYLIRVLKKEGGSRELVLDQYASRLAYRSIKLGLAHASRKIKQRSSSTRLHSSKSLPDEWKASGSEVSSPKDKAESVVCPSGEDAQCCCRDSDEQSQREYMDLVNFAESLAYNITCDVTRKLHLSSARLPKSLTDSCLYKKSKLEDMAENLIRNSFSCPLLSKEAKSRHYHSTGSLYDGGYRSRVMQVIEHYARKIVDDTLKMSLASVGHSSREHQRNQGHDRHSHTQRLSEGPSLGQALGERTCRYCQVQECPYCTKLSRHHHQPVLQRRKRGSECQARAERLPSLEIPKIHIDLDHRAVFAEGMVSMAMETAKRELSNTSLNADSGIGHDGTSYAESLTAEIMTSALSNICQTGNVSLPGREATESSVSQQLSVGDDSLGSWSNLSFEDEHPDDNSSFLHLSDSNGNSSSWSSLGLEGEACEERMSFSPSDSDNTEDKETEVKEESSGTLCVDRTQVQAPRNTLVIVNSDVREPGCGPQHVTLDPQLRSMLQWAAASMADIPLIQLSPDRELQQLPVVVQRLRERKWRVGELLHTLLRYCEEGQAHGQSQAREEALQAGREPHRIPLFQWLLEHA; translated from the exons aCTGTGCGTGACAGCGGGGCACAGTGTGTGAAGAGCCTCTTTAGGAATAAAAAGGAGCTATGCAGCGTTGGCCTGGAGCTGCCAAGCAGAGACACCACAAGACTGACAGAG attcattttgtgtgtctgcctGGTCAGTGTGAAGGGGAAGATGTCACCCAACAG GCTCTGCTATCTATGCCAGGAGGGCTGTGTGAGCTTCTTAGGTCCCTCCACGTTCAGGGCCTCAAGAACGACGAAGTTCTGCTGCTCAAAGACACGCGCAGGCTGGCAGAGCACAAGGACGGCGGGCCTCAG tGTTGGTtaaaggctgtgtgtgtgctgaggcATAACCCCAGCACATGCGTCTACCCCCAGGCCAATGTAGCATCTTTAGTGGGCTTGCTGGGATGCTATATGGCAGGCGTGCGCTACGCTTTGGAGCTTCAGGCTCTGCAGAGGGGCACAGCTGAGCCCAGCCAGCCGGAGGAAGATGACACCAACCAGTCAGTGTCATCAATCGAGGATGACTTTGTCACGGCCctggagcatctggaggaggACGACACAGGAGACAATCCCT ctgcagcttcctATCGCCATTTTAAAAAGCGTGATGTGGCATCACAGACCATCCCAGCCCACAAGAGAAAAAAGGAATTATCTGGCTCCCGTATTATCATGAGCTCATCTTCAAAGAAGAATTCAGCCAAACACAAATCTGGACCAGATGTGTCCGTCACAGTACAGAGGTCATCGGGCGTGGAATCCCAGTGGACTTACTGTAGTCCCGGAGCTCGCCTCCCCTCACCTTTGATTCATGTCAGCGAATCGGAAGAGTCAGACTGCTCCAGCCCCAGCCCAATCATTTTCCTGGATGAGGTGGGCTACCAGAAGAGCCTGCTTGCAAAGCTGGACATCCCCCAGGTGCCAGGGGGTCCCAGAGAGCGAGTTGAAGACTCCGACTCTGAAGTCAGTGAGTTCTTTGATAGCTTTGACCAGTTTGATGACCTGGAGGAGCTGAGCTCAGAGAACAGCACTCTCACACTGCCTCTGGATGCCATCAGTGCACCAAGCATGCAGAACCCGTCCAGTGGGTCAGCATCTAAATATGTTTCTAGGGGCTGCTCAACCAAGGGTATGAATCCTCACCGCTTTGATCATCCCACTCTCCCAGCCGATGTGAAAAAACCCACTCCTCTGAAACCAGGCTCTCCCTACTCACTTCACTCTGAGGTGCCTGACTCCCCCCGACCAGTGCAGACCCCCTCTGAGGAGAACGGCGGCCCACTCTTCAGTCCTGTCAGCTCGTCGGCCTTCAGCCCTCTGGTGGACTCTGGTGGACCGCTGGAATACTTTTGGAAGACAGATGAGGATGGACCGGACAGTTCAGAGCTGCGTAAACCCCAAGACCTCTGCTCTTTGTATAAGACCTACTCAGACTTTGCCAGCAGTCTATCTAAAGAAATTCTGGGATCTGTGTGTGGCTATCAATCTGCAGTTGACATCAGCGACAACAAGAATCTCAGCTGCGTCTGCCACAAGGAATTCAAGAACCCTTCGGGCTACGTGATGAAGCTCTCAGAAATACAAGAGACCGTAACAGTGGCCAAGCTGCAAAAGAAGTCCCAGTCTCTGAAGGATGGCATTCAGAGGTTTGCCACGGACCTGGTGGAAATGAGCTTGGGCAGCGCCTTGAGAGACCTCCAGAAAGGTGTCTCCTCCTGCACCACCACCTTGTGTCACCTAGCTGCCAGGCTTACCTCCTCAGTGTTTCAGATGGCCTTCCATGAGATCGGGATGCGCCACGCTTATGTGCTGAAAGAACGAGCAATCAATGGACTAGCTGGCTTCCTGGTCGGAGAGGCTGTGTCTGGGGCGCTGAAAGAGTTCCTGACAGTGAAGAAGCAGATTTTCCACAGCACGGTGACACGATTCGCTGCTGATCTGGCTGAAGAGCTGGTGTTTGAAGGCATCATGGAAGTATGTCAGTTCTCCCACCCTTCAACCCCTCTCACCCCCAGTGATTGGTCGTTTGGCCACGggcaagaggaggaagaggaggaggtggtggtttCCTCCTATGCTTCAGACTTGTCCGAGTCTGTTATCCAAGAGGCCTTCATAGAGCTCTCCCAGGCTGATGTTGCCTTCACTAGCCAAGCAGCTATCAGTGTGTCTCTAGACAACATCTGTTACGTGAGTGCAGAGAACTCAAGTGCTCAAACCTGCAGCACCTTTGCTAACCAGCAGGTTTTAAGTGCCAGCTCAGCTGCAGCGACCCCAGGGCCCTCAGGAGAGGATGCCTCCTGCACGGTGAAGAAAGCTCTGTTCACTGTATCAGGCATGGCCAGCTGTATTCCTGTGCCCCAAGCAGGCCAAGCCCTCTCCCACATCCACGATTCTGAAGAGACCAGTCAGTATAAGTCGAGCTTGTCAGAAACCCCACAGGCCAGCCCTAAGAGAGTAACTGTGTCCTCCTCTGACACTGCCACATCTACACAATCTCACCTTTACAGTCATGGAACTCAGACCCCGATACCTGGAGAAGACCCTTCCCAAGGAAAGTCCCCGTTCCAAAACTTCTCTGGCAACATGGTGGATATGATAGTAACTGAGGCTTGTGAGCTAATAACTGCTTCTAAGATGAAGAAGAGTTTTGGTGACTGTGCTGATTTCTTCACAAAGACAATCGGGAGCAGGAGGGACTCTTCTTCTAGGCAGGAGACGGTTCATTACGAGAGTCCAGACTCCCCCTCTACGCAGGGAGCTGGCTTCAGATACGACTGTAGAGATTCTGGGTATGCTAGGAAGGGCGGCCCTGGTGAGCAAGCAACAGACTTTAGTATTCCTCACATTTCCTTTCAGACAGGCTCTCAGAGCCAGGGGAGAGCCAGCTGTGAGTTAGACCCCAGGACCAGCGGTGGGGCTGAAACCCATCCTGTGATAATGGATACTCTAGGCGTACCGGGCGCCGAGATGGGTGGACAAAGGAGGATATCTGTTCCTGGGGATGACTTGTCTCCAAGCTCCGGCCAAAAATCTGGTGGGACTCCTGGCACTCCTCCTTCTACCCCGCAGCAGCCCAGTGAGGTGTCAAAGGAGAAGCAGATAAAACAGTTCTCCAAGAAGCTGAAAAGCAAGCTAGCCAAGGAATTTTCCCCTGCTACACCCCCACCCACCCCTCACTACCAGCCTGAGCCTGAGCCAAAAGACATCACCCCTGAGGCAGACAAGGCTGAGTTCATGCTCAAACTGATGAGGTCTCTCTCTGAGGAGGCAGATGGGaatgaggatgaagaggaggaagaattAGCAGAAGAGGGCGGTGTTGGTGGCACTAACAGATGTTCAGAGACAGGGGTCGGCCGGCATGAACTGAACCAGATGTCCGCTCGCAGAATGTCCAACAAAGAAGCGCTCCACTATGCTGAGCGGTTGGCTTGCCACattgtctccatggcaacagagATGGACACCCTGGGAGTGGCAGAGGAGGAGGGCGAGTTGAGCAAGGGCagcgagaggaggagagacagtgTGGCTCAGTTCTCAGAGCAGACCCTGAACACCTTGTGGGTGTACGCCGGGGAGGTGGCAGGAGAGGTCATCAATGATGTGAAGAAGATGGTGAGCTCTGCCCAGCAGTGTCCACATCACAGGGCTGTCAGAAGAAGAAGCTTTGACAGATCTAGCTCTGAATGTTTGCATCACCACCGCCAACACCAGCCTCAACCCTGCACAGACCAGAAcagagactggagggtggggaGGCTGGCCGAGCAATGGTCTAATGACCTGATAGCATCTGTGTTCCGGTCTCCCACCTCCACTTCAAGCACCGTCTCCACCTCCAGCTCTGGCCTGTCTTCAGAGTATCCAAGCTGTGAGAGCGTGACGGATGAATATGCTGGCTACCTTATCAGGGTACTGAAAAAGGAGGGAGGCAGCAGGGAGTTGGTCCTGGACCAGTATGCGAGCCGTTTGGCCTACCGCTCTATCAAACTGGGCTTGGCTCATGCTAGTCGCAAGATTAAGCAGAGATCCTCTAGCACCCGTCTTCACTCGTCCAAGTCACTGCCAGATGAATGGAAAGCATCTGGTAGTGAGGTGTCATCGCCCAAGGACAAGGCAGAGTCAGTAGTTTGTCCCTCAGGCGAGGACGCTCAGTGTTGCTGCAGGGACTCTGATGAGCAGAGTCAGAGGGAGTACATGGATCTGGTCAACTTCGCAGAGTCTTTAGCCTACAACATCACCTGTGATGTGACACGCAAGCTTCATCTTTCCTCCGCACGACTGCCCAAGTCTCTCACTGACTCGTGTCTTTATAAGAAATCCAAGCTTGAAGACATGGCAGAGAATCTCATCAGGAACTCCTTCTCCTGCCCCCTGTTGTCCAAGGAGGCTAAGAGCAGGCATTACCACAGCACAGGAAGCCTGTACGATGGAGGCTACAGGAGTAGGGTGATGCAGGTCATTGAGCATTACGCAAGGAAGATAGTTGACGACACTCTGAAGATGAGCCTGGCTTCAGTTGGACATTCATCCCGGGAGCACCAGAGGAACCAGGGCCATGACAGACACTCTCACACCCAGAGGTTGTCTGAGGGGCCATCACTGGGCCAAGCCCTGGGGGAGAGGACATGCCGTTACTGTCAGGTCCAGGAGTGCCCGTACTGCACCAAACTTAGCAGGCACCACCACCAGCCCGTgttacagaggaggaaaagggggTCAGAATGTCAGGCGAGGGCTGAGCGGCTCCCTAGCCTGGAGATTCCCAAGATCCACATCGACCTGGACCACAGGGCAGTGTTTGCAGAGGGGATGGTGTCCATGGCGATGGAGACAGCGAAACGTGAGCTGAGCAACACTAGCCTTAATGCAGACAGTGGCATTGGCCATGATGGAACCAGCTACGCTGAGAGCCTGACAGCTGAGATCATGACGTCAGCCTTGTCCAACATCTGCCAGACCGGCAATGTcag CCTTCCAGGTCGGGAAGCCACTGAGTCCTCTGTGTCCCAGCAGCTGAGTGTCGGAGATGACAGTCTGGGCAGCTGGTCTAACCTGAGCTTCGAGGACGAGCACCCAGACGACAACAGCAGCTTCCTCCACCTCAGTGACAG CAATGGGAACAGCAGTAGCTGGAGCAGTCTGGGCCTGGAGGGGGAGGCGTGTGAGGAGCGCATGTCATTCTCTCCCTCTGACAG CGACAACACAGAGGACAAGGAGACCGAGGTCAAAGAGGAATCCAGCG GGACTCTCTGCGTGGACAGGACTCAGGTGCAGGCTCCCAGGAACACACTGGTCATTGTGAACTCTGACGTCAGGGAGCCCGGGTGCGGCCCTCAGCACGTGACCCTCGACCCTCAGCTCAGGAGCATGCTGCAGTGGGCGGCAGCCTCCATGGCTGACATCCCCCTGATCCAGCTGAGTCCTgacagagagctgcagcag CTTCCAGTGGTGGTCCAAAGGCTTCGGGAGAGGAAATGGAGGGTGGGAGAGCTGCTGCACACGCTGCTGCGCTACTGTGAAGAGGGTCAGGCGCACGGTCAGAGCCAGGCCAGAGAGGAGGCACTGCAGGCGGGCAGAGAACCTCACCGCATCCCCCTCTTCCAGTGGCTCCTGGAGCACGCCTAA